The following coding sequences lie in one Onychomys torridus chromosome X, mOncTor1.1, whole genome shotgun sequence genomic window:
- the LOC118574536 gene encoding guanine nucleotide-binding protein G(I)/G(S)/G(O) subunit gamma-2-like, translated as MTNNNTGSIAQARNLVQQLKMETNIDRIKVSKMAVDLMAYCGTHAKEDPLLTLVLASENPFGEKKFCTIL; from the coding sequence ATGACCAACAACAACACTGGCAGCATAGCACAAGCCAGGAATCTGGTACAGCAGCTGAAAATGGAAACCAATATTGACAGGATAAAGGTGTCCAAGATGGCTGTGGACTTGATGGCCTATTGTGGGACACATGCCAAAGAAGACCCCCTGCTGACCCTAGTCCTGGCCTCAGAAAATCCCTTTGGGGAGAAAAAGTTCTGCACTATCCTTTAA